In Thalassotalea sp. Sam97, a single window of DNA contains:
- the speA gene encoding biosynthetic arginine decarboxylase codes for MNKQTEQLSASSWTIEDAERTYRVKRWGNGYFEIGETGDLMVTPRYDQPNLKINMQEVIEEMQQEGVEFPAVIRFHDVLRSQVEQLNKTFREVIEQANYEGIYQGVFPVKVNQMREVIEEIVSAGNRFNYGLEAGSKPELIAALAYNTNKKALTILNGYKDEEYLRLALLGTQIGRKVIVVIEKYSELITLVKLAKELDVEPMIGFRAKMMVKGRGKWESSSGERAKFGLSISEMLNAKEYLEEEGLLHCVKLLHFHIGSQLTDIRAVKEAVQEASLIYSRLYQLGVELEYVDVGGGLAIDYDGTQSTNDSSCNYGLHEYVADIVHGFQQTCDLQSVPHPNLVSESGRSITAHHSCVVTKVIGEITPGVNGYNTRKATGEHIMVSNMRDYKATLDQHNFQETYNDISQLKEQAEQAFKLGVLDLEEMAKIETLYWQTLNKVNDFVEQQEFVSEELREIGDKLSSQYLANFSVFQSAADSWAIDQVLPIVPMSRLNERPTKRCTFVDITCDSDGKIDNFIGDEVTANHIPMHKLNQGEDYFIGIFLTGAYQDVMGDMHNLFGRLNEVHIVSYDDDPKDFYMEEVVNGTSVEGVLSTMQYTPAILAQAVKKEIDKEISRGKIKPRQGVQLIDFYEDCLAGYTYLKV; via the coding sequence TTGAACAAGCAAACCGAGCAACTTTCTGCATCATCTTGGACGATTGAAGATGCAGAGCGTACCTATCGCGTTAAACGTTGGGGTAATGGCTATTTTGAAATAGGTGAAACGGGTGACCTAATGGTTACGCCTCGTTATGACCAGCCCAATTTAAAAATTAATATGCAAGAAGTCATTGAAGAAATGCAGCAAGAAGGCGTTGAATTCCCTGCTGTTATTCGCTTTCATGATGTATTGCGCTCACAAGTAGAGCAACTCAATAAAACCTTCCGCGAAGTGATTGAGCAAGCCAATTACGAAGGGATTTATCAAGGCGTATTCCCGGTTAAAGTGAATCAAATGCGAGAGGTGATTGAAGAAATCGTTTCTGCAGGTAATCGTTTTAACTATGGTTTAGAAGCTGGTTCTAAGCCTGAGCTTATAGCGGCTCTTGCCTATAACACCAATAAAAAAGCGTTAACGATTCTTAACGGCTACAAAGACGAAGAATACTTACGTTTAGCCTTATTAGGTACCCAAATTGGTCGAAAAGTCATTGTTGTTATTGAGAAATATTCAGAACTTATCACGCTGGTTAAGTTAGCCAAGGAATTAGATGTTGAGCCAATGATTGGCTTTCGCGCCAAGATGATGGTTAAAGGCCGTGGTAAGTGGGAAAGCAGCAGTGGTGAGCGCGCTAAGTTCGGTTTAAGTATTAGTGAAATGCTCAATGCAAAAGAGTACCTTGAAGAAGAAGGCTTACTGCATTGCGTAAAACTGCTACATTTCCATATTGGCAGTCAGCTAACCGATATTCGCGCAGTTAAAGAGGCTGTTCAAGAAGCTTCGCTTATTTATTCGCGTTTATACCAACTTGGCGTTGAGTTGGAGTATGTTGATGTTGGCGGTGGTTTAGCGATTGATTATGATGGCACCCAATCAACCAACGATTCGAGTTGCAATTACGGCTTGCACGAATATGTTGCGGATATTGTTCATGGTTTTCAGCAAACCTGTGACTTACAATCGGTACCACACCCTAACTTAGTCAGTGAAAGTGGTCGTTCGATTACCGCCCACCACTCTTGTGTGGTAACTAAAGTTATCGGTGAGATAACCCCAGGTGTTAATGGTTACAATACACGTAAAGCAACTGGTGAGCATATTATGGTAAGTAATATGCGCGACTACAAAGCCACGCTTGATCAACACAACTTCCAAGAAACTTACAACGATATTAGTCAGCTTAAAGAGCAAGCCGAACAAGCGTTTAAACTTGGCGTGCTTGATTTAGAAGAAATGGCAAAAATCGAAACCTTATATTGGCAAACACTGAATAAGGTTAACGACTTTGTTGAACAACAAGAGTTTGTGTCGGAAGAATTACGCGAAATAGGCGATAAATTATCATCACAATATTTGGCGAACTTCTCTGTCTTCCAATCGGCCGCCGACTCGTGGGCGATTGACCAAGTATTGCCAATTGTGCCTATGTCACGTTTAAATGAGCGCCCAACCAAGCGCTGTACTTTTGTGGATATCACCTGTGATAGCGACGGTAAAATAGATAATTTCATTGGTGATGAAGTCACCGCGAATCACATTCCAATGCATAAGCTTAACCAAGGTGAAGATTACTTTATTGGTATTTTCCTTACTGGTGCTTATCAGGATGTGATGGGCGATATGCACAACTTATTTGGCCGCTTAAACGAAGTGCACATTGTCAGTTATGACGATGATCCAAAAGACTTCTATATGGAAGAGGTCGTTAATGGTACGTCTGTAGAAGGCGTATTATCTACCATGCAATACACGCCAGCAATTTTGGCACAAGCAGTGAAGAAAGAAATCGACAAAGAAATCAGTCGTGGCAAGATAAAACCTCGCCAAGGCGTGCAATTGATAGACTTTTACGAAGACTGCCTTGCTGGCTACACCTACTTAAAAGTTTAA
- the speB gene encoding agmatinase, with the protein MTSKVADITVPLNAPECLYDFAKAGDGIYANHTHLIGFGFDGTACFRKGTKDGPDALRAVSDGIESYSPYLDADIEDVNFVDLGNLRLLGGVNYDDSKHTEQQWQSASDDFEQLFSNVDLNKHNVKVMTLGGEHSISYAPIKTYLKQYPNMVLIHLDAHADLRDGYEGYHYSHASIIRRSLDHFQAGHSLIQYGIRSGTKEEYQYMREHNTLATSRQQFLDMVSAIDDQRPIYLTFDLDYFDPSFFPGTGTPEPGGEDFHSFVSLCKILRNKNFVGCDVVELSPSIDSTGNSDVFAAKVVRELLLCLAGK; encoded by the coding sequence ATGACAAGTAAAGTAGCTGATATCACTGTGCCTCTAAATGCACCTGAATGTTTATACGATTTTGCCAAAGCGGGTGATGGTATTTACGCCAATCATACCCACTTAATTGGCTTTGGTTTTGATGGTACCGCCTGTTTTCGCAAAGGCACCAAAGATGGTCCGGACGCCCTTCGCGCCGTGTCTGATGGTATTGAGTCTTATTCGCCATACCTTGATGCTGACATTGAAGATGTCAACTTTGTAGACTTAGGTAACTTACGTTTACTGGGTGGTGTCAATTACGATGACTCTAAGCACACCGAGCAGCAATGGCAATCGGCAAGCGACGACTTTGAGCAACTTTTTAGCAACGTCGACTTAAACAAGCATAATGTTAAAGTGATGACCTTAGGTGGTGAGCATTCTATTTCTTATGCGCCGATCAAAACTTACCTAAAACAGTACCCTAATATGGTACTGATTCATTTAGATGCGCACGCTGATTTACGTGACGGTTACGAAGGCTATCATTATTCGCACGCGTCGATTATTCGCCGCAGCCTAGACCACTTCCAAGCTGGTCACAGTTTAATTCAATACGGTATTCGTTCGGGTACCAAAGAAGAATATCAATATATGCGTGAGCACAACACGCTGGCGACATCTCGCCAACAGTTTTTAGATATGGTGAGTGCGATAGATGATCAACGCCCTATCTATTTAACCTTTGATTTAGATTATTTTGATCCGAGCTTTTTCCCTGGTACCGGCACGCCTGAGCCAGGTGGTGAAGATTTTCATTCTTTTGTCAGCCTCTGTAAGATCTTACGTAACAAAAATTTTGTCGGCTGTGATGTGGTTGAATTATCGCCGAGCATCGACAGCACAGGTAATAGTGATGTATTCGCGGCCAAGGTCGTTCGCGAATTATTATTGTGTTTAGCAGGAAAATAA